The nucleotide window CGCCCGATAACAGGTGCGGCGCGTGCGTTTTGTACTCATACATACCAACGGTTTTCAAAGCCTCGTCCACACGGCGGCGGATCTCCACGGGCGGGTGGCCGAGGTTCTCCGGCGCAAAGGCGACATCCTCCTCCACAACGTTTGCAACGATCTGGTTGTCGGGATTCTGAAAAACCATACCGACGCACCGGCGGATATCAAGCAGGCGCTCCTCGTCGCACGTGTCCAGCCCGCCGACATAGACATGCCCACCCATCGGCAGCAAAATCGCGTTGAAATGCTTGGCCAGCGTCGTTTTCCCAGAGCCGTTGTGGCCGAGAATAGCCACAAAGGTCCCCTTTTCGATGGCAAGGTCAATGCCGTCAAGAACGATTTTCGGCGTCGCCGACTCCTGCTGCTGATAGGCGTAGGAGAGCTTTTCCGTTTTAATAATATGTTCCGTATAAGATGTTTTCATTGTCACCTTTCCCATCGGCATGTCGCGCCGCAGGGCAAAACGAGGCCGCTTTCCGTCACCGGCAAACCGAGTTCCCGGCTTTCGGCCCGTCCGCCGAAGCGCTTTGTATAAACCGTTTCGGCCATATACGTCAGCGTCGCCGGGGAGAGCCCCGTCGTGTACGAATTAATAAGAACGAACAGGGCGTCGTCACTTAAAACGTCCGCCGTCAGCTGAACTAGCGGAAAAAGGTCGTCCTCCAGCTTCCACACTTCGCCTGACGGCCCTCTGCCGTAAGACGGTGGGTCCATAATCAGCGCGTCATAACGCCGGCCGCGCCTAATTTCCCGCTCGAGGAATTTCACACAATCGTCGATAATCCAGCGGACTGAGCCACCGTCCAAACCGGATGTGCGGGCGTTCTCCCGCGCCCATGACACCATGCCGCGTGCCGCGTCAACATGGCAGACCGCCGCGCCCGCCGCCAAAGCGGCAACCGTCGCGCCGCCTGTATAGGCAAACAGATTCAAAACAGATATCTTTTTTGTTGAACCGCCGATTTTGTCACGAATAAAATCCCAGTTGGCGGCCTGCTCCGGGAAGAGCCCCGTATGCTTAAAGCTCATGGGCTTGATATTAAATTTTAGGTCGTCGTATGAAATCTGCCAGCTCTCTGGCAGGCTGCTTTTCTCCCACCGGCCGCCGCCGCTGGATGAACGGGCGTAGCGCGCGTCCGGTTTTTTCCATCCGGGGTGACACTTCGGCGTATCCCAGATGGCCTGCGGGTCCGGACGGACAAGCAGAAAGCTGCCCCACCGCTCCAGTTTTTCCCCGCCGGAACAGTCGAGCAGTTCATAATCCGTCCACTTGTCGGAAAGCCACATTGCTAAAATTCTCCTGTTTACCCGGCCGCTCGGCGCGAGCTTCATAAATTAACGTATTATATCACCGCGTGCCTGTCAAGTCAAACAAAACGCGCCCTTTCGGGCGCGCCGCAGCCTCGACGCATCGAAGCCTTTATGCATCCGAAAACGCTGTGTTTCCAATAATTTAAACTGGCAGGCCGATGCCTTGCGCGGTATGATGACAGCGTGGTTAACTGCCGCTACGGGAGGTTATATTGTGGAAATACAAACGATCGGCAACGGGAAGGTTGTCATCTACTTAAACGGAGACGAAATTAAAAAGCTTCCGGCTGCGCCGGGCGATATCACGCCGACGGAGGCCGCCGATATTTTGCGCCGCGCGCTCGGGGCGACGTATGACGAGAGCTGGGAGAGTGTCTATTTTGAGCTGTTTCCCGGCAGGGATTCGCTTTTGCTGTTTGCCCTGCGGCATGCCAACTGCCCTTTTTACTTCACGTTTTCAGGCATCGAGCCGCTCATTTCAGCCGCGAAATCCAGCCCGCCCGGGCTGATTTCATATCTGACAAATCTTGATGATACATACGTCCTCGTCGTCTATCCGTGGAGCGGCGACTATCCGCCCTTCGCGCTTTTTGAATACGGGCAGGCGCTCTCCCGCCCAGCTTTATTTGCCCTGCACTTGTCCGAGCACAGCAAAGTGCTTGCCGGCCCTGCCGCCTTGGACGAGCTGCGCGTAATCTTTTAAATTGTTGACACTTGTGCTATAATAGAGTCACGCAAGCGGATATCCGTTTCCCCGGAATGGTCCGACTCGGTCTGAAAGGTGGTCCGGCCATGTCGCCCAAGGCGCTCGGTTTCAAGCAGGTCGCGCAGAACAGAAAAGCGTATCACGATTATTTCATTCTCGAGACATTTGAGGCTGGCATCGAGCTTTTCGGGACGGAGGTCAAATCCATCCGGCAGGGCGCCGTGAATTTAAAGGACGCCTTCGCCTCCGTCAAGGACGGCGAACTTTTTGTCCGCGGCATGCACGTGAGCCCTTATGAAAAAGGCAACATTTTTAATAAGGACCCCATGCGCCCGCGGCGGCTTCTCATGCACAAGCGTGAGATCACGCGCCTGTACGGCAAAGTGAAGCAGGAGGGGCTCACACTCGTCCCCCTGTCCGTCTACTTCAAGGATTCCCGCGTTAAGGTTCAGCTCGGCCTATGCAAGGGCAAAAAGCTGCACGACAAGCGGGATACCGAAGCCGCGCGCGACGCTGACCGGGAAATGGACAGAACGATTAAGGAAAGGAACATGTAAAGCGTGGCAAATCCTATTGTAACGATTCAAATGGAAAACGGCGGCACCATCAAAGCCGAGCTCTACCCCGACATCGCACCGAATACCGTCAATAATTTTATTTCCCTCATCCAAAAAGGCTTTTACGACGGCCTCATTTTTCACCGCGTCATCCCCGGCTTCATGCTGCAGGGCGGCTGCCCGCTGGGGCAGGGCTATGGTAATCCCGGCTACAGCATCAAAGGCGAATTTAACGCCAACGGCTTTAAAAACGATTTGAAGCACAAGCGCGGCATTTTATCGATGGCCCGCTCGCAAAATCCGAATTCGGCCGGGAGCCAGTTCTTTATTATGCACAAGGATTCCCCACACCTCGACGGGCAGTATGCCGCGTTCGGTGCCGTCACCGACGGGCTCGATATTGTGGATGCCGTCGCCGCGGCGGAAACGGATTACAGCGACAGGCCGCTTCAGGAACAGCGCATGGCAAAGGTCACGGTTGATACGGCGGGCGTTGATTATCCCGAACCCGAAAAAGTTTAAAATTTATTAATCACTCAATATCAGCACTATTCTATAATAAGACTAGCCGGAACAATTCTATCGCAAGCCGGTAAAAGCCAGAACACCGCCCCGCAATGATAAGGGGCTGTACCGGTTTCGACGGGGGTGTGGCGGCAAAAATAGCGGGCGGAGGCGTCGCCCTCCTTAAAACGGCATTCTTTATAAATTAAAGAACAATAACGAAGCTTTACCGGTAGCCGCTTAAGGCTGCCCGTCCCCGCCGGAAGGTCCACGAGCCGGATGGGGGCGTGATTGAGTGGAGAACGTGTGTGCATTAAGCTTTGCGTGTACCATGAACAATGAAGCTACCAAGCTATGCTGCGTGACGGCTTGCGCCATAGTAAGGGAAAGGGGCCTCGGCCCGAAATAACCGTCTGCGCCCGGAGAAGTTTTTGTCAAAGTGCTTTCGGACGGGGGTTCAACTCCCCCCAGCTCCACCAAAAGAAAAACCACTATATCGCAAGATATGGTGGTTTTTTATTTATCGATTGCCTCTATATATTGCATTTCGAAATCTTCCAATGCCTGTAGATAGACATTTTGCTAGACATTGCGAAAAATCCATGCTAAGAAATGCAGCTAATAGCTGGACTATTGGGGTAATTGAAAGTAGATAGTGTAGATACTACACATACTTTTATAATTTAAACATAGCAACGTTCGAAACAAAGATAGATGTTATCGTTATTATTATAATAACCCTTATATTCACTGGAGTTGCTATAATAATAATAATCATTAGACAAATTTATAAAGACATACTTACCTGTTGAGGATTCCGTTAACCAACCGTACCCTAAATAACTTATTCCTCCATACAAGTCATTAAACAGAGTATTAAGCCGCCGTATGTCTGACGCCGGGTACTCCGTTGTTCCAAATGAAACTAGTCTTATTGTGTTATCGGACACCATCGCCGAGATTTCCCAGGTACAATTAAATAATTCAATATATTTCGAATATTTTGCTTCAGCATATCCTTTCATCCCGCATTTCATCCAACCTTCAAAGTCGAAGTTCTCTGATGAAACACCAATCAAATTTACTGTTATTTCACTCAATTTATTATAATTTTCAAGGAAAGAAACATTTCTCATCTTGTTTAAATTATTCCAGAATTCTCCAACAATTTGAGTTTCATTATTTTTGATGTCATCTTCGCTATTACCTTCTTGACTATTCGTAGCCGAGGGTTCAACAGAATCGCAACTATTAAATGAAGGCGTTTCTTCAACCGGTTGCTTGATCGTTACATTCGCAGATGTCGCAGGTGTTTCCGCTGCTAATGCAACGTCATGATATTCGGTCGTGGATGTATGTGCTTGATCACTTGATTGTGTGTTGTTTTGATTTGTTGTGTTGTTACAACCAGTAAAACAAATACAAATGATTACCAAAGCTAGAATAATGAATTTCTTCATATGTACCCTCCCGATTGGGATTGATGTTATTAATCATTAAACATTATATTACTTATTGTGGAAAACTCAACGGCTATTTTTCGTCTTGATACTTTTCCTAATTTGCAAGAAGACAAAAAGTGGCCAAAAGTGAACCAACATATCGGGGGTTCTCTAGGTAGACAATAGGTAGACATGACACTTGAATATAGCAAAAATTCATAGAAGAAAAAAAGTGACTGCAAGGGAAATGGAATAGTCAAAATCCCTGATGTCAAGGGACTTCAAGGGATATCGAGTGACAATAAGTGATATGTTGAACGATTGTTCAACTCCCCCCAGCTCCACCAAAAGGCCCCTATATCGCAAGATATAGGGGCTATTTATTTATTCTCTTTTTAATCTGGGCAATTTATTAAAATAACATTAACTTTTCAAAATTAATTTCGATAAACAATATATTAGCATATCCAACATACTCCTCTAAAGATTGAGGCAAAGATCGAGGCAAAGAGGCCTTTAGGAACCTGTTCATACAGGTACCTAAAGGCTTTTTATTATTGGAGGGTTTATGAACGACGTAAAATCTTTATCTAAACCTCAAAGCATAGAAATCCGAGAAATCATTGATCAGAAACGGGTTGTTGCATGTTTTCAGCAGATTGTATCCGTCAGCCGAAAAAAAGTCAGTGGCTTCGAGGGACTAATCCGTGGAATAAATCCAAATAGTAATGCGCTTGTTTCGCCCTTGGCGCTCTTTGAAGCTGCAAAGAACGAGAATGTCACATTAGAGCTTGATAGAGTTTGTCGAGAAAAAATTATCGAAGATTTCAGCAAAATCTATCAAAGCAATAAAAATATTCTTCTCTTTCTGAATTTCGATGCCTCAATTCTAAATGATACCGTGGGCTCTGATTATTTATTGAATCAGGTAATTCAAAATAATATCAATCCAAAAAACATCGTTATTGAAATTAGTGAAAGAAAAGTTAACGGAAATGCCGCGCTAAAGAAATTTGCCGATACTTATAGACAATACGGTTTTATGCTTGCTTTGGATGATGTCGGAACTGAATTTTCAAATATGGATAGGATTCTGCTGATTAAACCAGACATTATTAAAATTGACATATCTATTGTAAAAAACATTGAAAATGATTTTTACAAGCAAGGTGTTTTCAGGTCATTAGTTATTCTCTCCAACAAAATCGGAGCGATGATAGTTGCAGAAGGCGTTGAGAATGAAAACGAGGCAATTCAGGTGTTACGATTGGGCAGTCACATGATTCAGGGGTATTATTTTTCTGTTCCAGCGGAGCTAAAAGAGATGAGTACGGATATATATAACGGTAAAATTGATCTGTTAGGCAAACGGTTAAGTGATTATATGAGATTACAGTATTCAAAAGAGAAAAATACGAGCATAACTTTAAATAGAATTGTAAACAAGTCTGTAAAGAAGCTACTTAATGTATCCAGTTGTGATTTTGACACGATTCTCGAGGAGATCATAAAAGAAAATCCGTCAATGGAATGTGCTTATATCATGAATTATTCTGGTATCCAAATCAGTCAAACCGTCTGTTCAGATAATATTGTAAGCCCCAAAAATTTAATATTCTATTCAGCAACGCAAGGTACTGATCACTCAATGGAAAAATATTATTACCCGCTTATGAGCGCAAATCTCAAAAAACATATGACAGAACCTTATATTTCTCTGGCAACCGGTAATCTATGCATCACAATATCTTCTGTTTTTATTAACAGAGAGAACAACAAATATATTTTATGTGCGGATTTTATTACATTCGAAGATGGATACAATTTTGAATTGAAAGGGCCGATCGATGACATTCATACAAAATCAAAATTAGAAATATATCAGATTATCAATATGATGAGCGAAGAAATCAACAAAGACAAATTGACCGATGCATATAACAGGCGGTATATAGAAGAGAGACTCCTGTACGATATTTTAAAATCAGGAGCTGATCAACCTCTTTCTGTTTTACTCGTTGACATTGACTGCTTTAAAAAAATCAATGATATCTTTGGTCATTTGTGTGGTGATAATACATTAAAAGAATTTGTAGCTATTACTAAGAACTTTATTAGAAAAAATGAAGATTGGATAGCCCGATACGGCGGAGATGAATTTTTAATTGTTCTAAACGGCGCATCTAAACAAGTCGCACAAAGAGTAGCGGAAGGAATAAGACGAGCATCTGAAACGCATATTGTTTATTACAGAGATTCAAAAATTAATTTTACGGTAAGTATCGGAACCTACACATCCCAATCAAACAAAATGACGCCTGAAGAACTTATAGCGCTTGCAGATGAAAAACTATATCACGCTAAAAACAGTGGGAGAAACATTGCTGTCAGCTAAGCAAAATATCACAGGTGAAAAGCCGTGACAACAAGGGAAATGGCAAAGCCAAAAAACGAGACAGTAAGAGACAGTCCGGGAAGATGCGTGACTATAAGTGACATACCCTACGCCAGTTTAACTCCCCCAACTCCACCACGATAAAACCAGGTGAACTTGTTGAAAGTTTTCCTGGTTTTATTTTGTCCGTCTCAATTTTCTTTCTCAATGTTGAACGGTTGCGCGCGATATGTTACGATGACTTCAGTCCAAAAATATAAACCATTCATCGAACGGAGGGCCAGACAGATTGAATGCGGCAATAAGTACCGAGATTCTCAAAAGGATGGCGCATGTTAATCAGGATTTTGGTGACTGCCGGGATGTCCTCATAGCGCTTGGGGACGAGACAAGACAACTCATCATCATCACGCTTATGGATATCGAATGCGGGCAGCCCGGCAAACGTGTTCTTGAAATATCTAAGAGTACGCATTTGTCGCGGCCTGCGGTCTCACATCATCTGAAAATTCTCAAGGATGCCGGGATCATCGGCGTTCATCGTCTAGGAACTATGAATTACTATTTTTTGGACCCTCGATCCAAACTGTTTCTTCTCAAGCAGCTGATCGCGCATATCGAAGATGTGTTCAATGTACAACGAAATGGCTGATAAGCAGCGCCACCGAGGAGAACTGCTATGAAAAAACTAACCCGTTTTTTATTGTTTGTGCTGCTCTTTTCAGTCCCGCTGTGGCTAGCGGCCATCCTGCTGGATATGACAAAAATAATACCGGTCAAGCTTCCATTCAGCGCTCTGCAGTTTCTATCAGTCTTGTTGGCAGCAATAATCGTGATGCGCAAAGAAAAATCAACACGGAAGCTTTTATCACAAGGAATCGATTTCTACCGAATAAAGCAGCCCGTATGGCGCGTTGTCATTTTTGTCTTGATGCCCGTCATTGTCACAGCTTCCTTCTTTGTTTCGCGCATATTTGCTCAGTCGGCCGACATTCAGATGACGCCGATTTACATTGCGCCTATTTTCCTCCTGATCTATGGCTTTAGTGGGTATTGTGAACAAATTGGCTGGACGGCAGTCATGACCGAAACACTGCTGGAACGCCGCAGCATTTTGCTCTCAGGATTGCTTGTCGGAATCACTTGGGCAATTTGGCATATCATCCCTTTTATGCAGACGCACAATACAGCCTCATGGATTTTCTGGCAATGCATCTTCACCGTTATCTACCGCGTAATGCTGACAAAAGTCTATATTTTGACTAATCGCAGTGTCTTTAGTGCGGTGGCAATGCATGCAACCTATAACACCGCGTTTTCGCTGTTGCCTTACTATGGTTCGTCGTATCATCCGGCGTCAACAGCGCTTGTAACGCTTATTGCAACAGTATTAATCTATGTACTTCCAGTTCAAAATGGTAAGGAATCGGATTTGTTGCCCAGCAACTAGAAACTGAAATATCAATAGAATACTGAAATGCAAGTTATCACACGGAAGCGACTGTCCCCGCAAACCCTCCAACAATGCAAATTTAGTTCGTATAAGGGTTAAGTCAGCCTACCAAAAAGAACCACCCTAAAGGGTCAGCACAAGAAGTATTGATCTTCCCGTTGGTACCAGCTGTTTTCACGTCTACCTTACAGTAAGACATCAAGTAGTTCCTTATTCAATTCCGATAAGCAAGTCCGTTCCTTCAATCTTAACGGGGTATACATGTAGATCATGCACCTTTGCCTTGAAAAATAACAATTTGCCGTTTTGAAGCACCTTTCCTGTCGTAACGTCAAAGATAGACCCGTGTCTGGGGCAGATAATTTGACTGCCATCGAGGTTCCCATCATAGAGCGACCCTCCCATATGCGGGCAAGTGTTGTCAATCGCATAATATGAGTTCTGAATATTTGTCAAAAGGATTTCTTTGCCTCCTAAAGATATTTTCTTCTTATTTCCTGCTGTCAAATCGGTCGTATGGGCTACCTTTACAAAATTCATGTGATACCCTCCTTTTATAATCTGTCCCAAATTTAAGGGCTTGTCTGAATGTGAGTATACAACTTTTATGCAGATAAGTAAAAGGCTCCGCTTCGATATAATTGCAGCTTGAGCAGGAGATTAAATAGCCTTGTCATGCAATTTCGATACTTATAATTATTTATTAAACTATATACAAACGGTTAGAATTAGTATAGACTGATACCGTACGAGTTAAGAATACCCATCATATATTTGCATATCAGGGTGGAACGCTCTTTGTGGGTGCTCCGCCCTTTTATCACGAAAAACAAACGATAACTGCCGTTGGCCTGCTTTGCAGCAGGGCGGCGATTAAGGGGAAAACAACTTTAAATGTCCTTTCAAAACCTGAAAATTACAGAACCCATTTTACAAGCTTTAGTCAAGCAGGGCTACACAATGCCCACGCCGATTCAGGAAGCGGCTATCCCGCCGCTGCTCGAAGGCCGAGACCTGCTCGGCTGCGCCCAGACCGGGACGGGCAAAACAGCCGCCTTTGCCATTCCGATTATTCAGCGGCTGTCTCTGGAAAAGAGCGCCGTTAAAGGCCCACGGCATATCAAAGCACTGATCTTGACGCCGACGAGAGAGCTCGCCGTTCAGATTGACAACAGCTTTTCGGCTTACGGGCGCTTTGCCGGGCTGAAGCACACCGTTATTTATGGCGGCGTTTCACAAAATCCGCAAATCCAGACACTCCAATTCGGCGTTGACGTTCTTGTTGCCACACCGGGGCGGCTTATTGATCTGATGAACCAAAAATTTGTCGATCTGAGCCATATCGGCTATTTCGTTCTCGACGAAGCCGACCGTATGCTGGACATGGGGTTTCTGCGCGATCTCGAAAAAATCATCCCTGTGCTGCCCACCAATAGGCAGACTATGCTCTTTTCCGCGACAATGCCGCCGGAAATTGAGGCGCTGACGAAAACGATTCTCAAAGACCCTGTCAAGGTGGCGGTAGCGCCTGTATCATCAACAAGCAACGACATCGAGCAGGTCGTCTACCACGTCAACAAAACAAACAAAACCAAGCTGCTGATTCACCTTCTCAAAGATTCTGAAATCGTGTCGGCACTTGTGTTTACGCGGACAAAACACGGTGCCAATCAGCTGACGGAAGCGCTTCGGGCTGCCGGAGAATCGTGCGAGGTCATTCACGCCAACAAGTCTCAGTCCATCCGGCTGCGCGCGTTGGAAAAATTCAAATCCGGCAAGGCTCGTGTTTTGGTCGCGACGGATATTGTTGCCAGGGGCATTGATATTGCGGAATTATCGCACGTTATTAATTTCAATATCCCGGAGTCACCGGAGGATTACGTGCACAGGATCGGCCGCACCGGCAGGGCCGGGCTGACAGGGACGGCTATCTCTTTTTGCGACAGCCTTGAAAAACGGTCCTTGGCCAGTATTGAAAAACTTATCGGGAAAACGATACCGGTCGTCGCCGAGCATCCGTTTCCGCTCGATGAAACAAAAGAATCCGAACTATTCAGGGCAACAGAAAGAACGCAAGCTCATAAAAGATGGCAGCATCATAACGCACGCAGTAAAGGTGGCTCGCGATCTGCTTCCCGGCCGTATAAAGCCAAATAGTAATAATCAGAATTTGAGGTGTCATGATGGAGTGGGGCATTGTTGTTGACAGCTGTTGCGATATTATCCCCGAGATTTGTGATGATGTTAAACTTGTATCCGTTCCGTTAACGATTAATCTGGGCGACAGGAGCTTTTCAGACAACGAAGAGCTGGACATGCCGAGTTTTCTTGAAGATATAAAAGATTATCAGGGGAAAATCGGCACAGCAGCGCCGGCTCCGCTCTTGTTCAAGGATGCCTTCGTTAAATCCTGCAAAGCATTTGCCGTAACGCTTTCAAGCAATTTGTCCGGCTCTTATGCCAGTTCGCTTGTCGGGCAAGAGCTGGCGCAGGAAGAGGGCGCAGAAGTCCATGTCTTCGACTCAAAAAGTGCCTCAGCCGGGGAGGTTTTAATCAGCTTGAAAATTGGCGAGATGATCCGCGCGGGAGTCTCCAAACAGACAATCATCGAAAAAATAGACGCCTTTATTCAGCAGATGAAAACCTATTTTGTTTTGGAGAATATCGATACGCTGCTTAAAAACGGGAGGATCGGAAAAATAACAGGAAAAATTATTACGGCATTAAATATTAAGCCGATTATGGGATCGGATGGCAACGGCAATATTGCTCTTTTCTCTCATGCGCGCGGCGAAAAACAGACCATCGAAAAGCTATCCGATATGATCAGGCTGTCCGGTCGGGATATGACGGGTGAATGCATGGTCATCGCGCACTGCAACAACATTACACTTGCCGAAAAATTAAAAGGAGCCATCCAGCAGAGGCATTCCTTTAAAGACATTCTGATCGTGCCGACGCGGGGAATCAGCTCCGTATACGCCAACGACAAGGGTTTGGTGCTGGCGTTTTAGCCGAGACCGCATTTCCCTTTTCAATCTTTTATTAAACGACTGTCAAGGTGGCCAAGAAATGTCCTATATCGTTGATTTTAACACCGTCTCAACAATCGGCTTGGCGTCTTCGCCGGTGGCGGCGGCTCTGGCCGGTTTGCGCGCAAATGAAGCCCGTTATCTCATGAATAAATTCAAGCATGCCTTTACTGTAGAACCGGCGGATGAAAGCCAGGCAACGATCGATTATATCAGCACGATATTAAAAAAAGAGCGTGATATTGTCTTTACAGCCAAGCCTTTGGAAACGTCGCGTTTTCAAGCGGAAAACATCCGCTTTGCCTATGTTTATTATGAGGACGGGCTTGGCGTTAACGTCATGTACGCGGTTGACGACCCGAAGAAGCGGGCCGTCGGCTTTAAACTGTCCGAGGGAATGGCGGTTCCGAAGGCGCTGGAGGGCAAGTTTAAGTTTGCCAGTCAGAAGTCAACGCTCGCTGGAACAATCCGTGGCTCGTTTTTTGTCATCAAAGGTGAATATTAAAGCCCTGCTGCTGAAATCCAAAGCTTTGACGATATACCCGGGCCGACAAGCACACCTTGTCGGCCCGGGTATTTTAAGCGTCTTTTATAAACTTCTATCATCATAATCAGTCCCAGCAAAAGGCCTGATGATATCATTGGTCATGCAGCATTTGACTGTTAAGCCTGCTTCCCCATACTCCACTGCTTATACCCCAAGATCAGCTTGTCGGCGACCTCCTGTGCATCTTTGAGATGCTGCGCATCATCGGGATTGCCGAGAATCGTGCCGTCTGATAGGATAACCGTTCCGTCATAGCCGCCGAACAGATTGCGGCCCATAAAGTTCTTTGAATAGTCGTTTTCGTCGAGGCCTAATAAGAATGCCAGCGTCGGCAGCATATCAACCTGACCACCGATTTTATCGATTTTGGCGCCTTCAAGCCCGGGCATATATATGATATACGGGATTCGCTTCTGATTGTCCGGCAGGCTTGACGCGCAGTATTTATGCACGCCCTCATGATCCCCGTATATAACGACAGCCGTGTTTTTTAATAAGCCCTTGTCATCGAGCTCTTTGATAAAATCACCAATGCACCGGTCGGTGTAATGGATACTCTGCAGATACTTCGTGTCGTCATTATTTTCTTTGAACGTGAGCGTTTGATCCGGCGCTTCAATCGTAAAAGGGACGTGTGACGTGATGGTGATGGCGAACAGGAGATATGGATTTTTGAGCCCCTCAATCTCCTTAACGGATTGCGTGAAAAGCGACGCGTCGAGAATACCAAGCCCGGTACTTTCTTTATTGTCGAAATGATCTTCGCTGATGTAATCATCGAAACCCAGATTGGGGTAGGCAACGTCCCTGTTCCAAAAGGTTTTGACGTCGCCATGTATGGCGACAGCCGTATAGCCCTCGTTCTTAACGAGCTTTTCAAGCGACTGATAGGGGTTTGTCCCATACCGGACAAATGCGCTGCCTATTTTGACGGGATAGAGCGATGCGTTGAAGAGCAGCTCGGCATCAGAGCTGTTGCCGTCCCTCGACTGCTCGTGAATATTGCTGAAATACAGGCTGTCATCCAATAAGGCGTTCAAGTTCGGCGTAATCTCCTGCCCTTCAAACGATGCGTCAATCACAAAGTTCTCAAGTGATTCAACTTGAATAACGATGATGTTTTTCCCTTCCAATAGACCGCGCAGGTTTTCATATTGCGGGTCCGCCGCCATGTATTTTTGGTTGTCTTCAAACCAATTGTCAATAAACGCCCTGTCCTCATCATTGAGTGTATACGCCTTTTCCACGCCGTAATTATAAATGTTATACATAAAGTCTCCCAGCGGGGACATATAGCGCGGATATTCATCGACA belongs to Oscillospiraceae bacterium CM and includes:
- a CDS encoding DEAD/DEAH box helicase, with product MSFQNLKITEPILQALVKQGYTMPTPIQEAAIPPLLEGRDLLGCAQTGTGKTAAFAIPIIQRLSLEKSAVKGPRHIKALILTPTRELAVQIDNSFSAYGRFAGLKHTVIYGGVSQNPQIQTLQFGVDVLVATPGRLIDLMNQKFVDLSHIGYFVLDEADRMLDMGFLRDLEKIIPVLPTNRQTMLFSATMPPEIEALTKTILKDPVKVAVAPVSSTSNDIEQVVYHVNKTNKTKLLIHLLKDSEIVSALVFTRTKHGANQLTEALRAAGESCEVIHANKSQSIRLRALEKFKSGKARVLVATDIVARGIDIAELSHVINFNIPESPEDYVHRIGRTGRAGLTGTAISFCDSLEKRSLASIEKLIGKTIPVVAEHPFPLDETKESELFRATERTQAHKRWQHHNARSKGGSRSASRPYKAK
- a CDS encoding DegV family protein — protein: MMEWGIVVDSCCDIIPEICDDVKLVSVPLTINLGDRSFSDNEELDMPSFLEDIKDYQGKIGTAAPAPLLFKDAFVKSCKAFAVTLSSNLSGSYASSLVGQELAQEEGAEVHVFDSKSASAGEVLISLKIGEMIRAGVSKQTIIEKIDAFIQQMKTYFVLENIDTLLKNGRIGKITGKIITALNIKPIMGSDGNGNIALFSHARGEKQTIEKLSDMIRLSGRDMTGECMVIAHCNNITLAEKLKGAIQQRHSFKDILIVPTRGISSVYANDKGLVLAF
- a CDS encoding phage tail protein; its protein translation is MSYIVDFNTVSTIGLASSPVAAALAGLRANEARYLMNKFKHAFTVEPADESQATIDYISTILKKERDIVFTAKPLETSRFQAENIRFAYVYYEDGLGVNVMYAVDDPKKRAVGFKLSEGMAVPKALEGKFKFASQKSTLAGTIRGSFFVIKGEY
- a CDS encoding LTA synthase family protein; this translates as MRFIKKCDPAWLVVFAIVIIKSYFVLVTIYHLSPATLQTLRFDFYILAPAIFLLSFSLLLKKKAQYIYLLIADVFVSALFFADLLYCRAYGHLLTIYMILSTANVIGGLDQSAVFLLKATDFLLFLDLPLVAFLLIKKMKSPPVKERLFLFKAAVFLVAAASSLVAMGMQFNRFQEAFYSCNVDEYPRYMSPLGDFMYNIYNYGVEKAYTLNDEDRAFIDNWFEDNQKYMAADPQYENLRGLLEGKNIIVIQVESLENFVIDASFEGQEITPNLNALLDDSLYFSNIHEQSRDGNSSDAELLFNASLYPVKIGSAFVRYGTNPYQSLEKLVKNEGYTAVAIHGDVKTFWNRDVAYPNLGFDDYISEDHFDNKESTGLGILDASLFTQSVKEIEGLKNPYLLFAITITSHVPFTIEAPDQTLTFKENNDDTKYLQSIHYTDRCIGDFIKELDDKGLLKNTAVVIYGDHEGVHKYCASSLPDNQKRIPYIIYMPGLEGAKIDKIGGQVDMLPTLAFLLGLDENDYSKNFMGRNLFGGYDGTVILSDGTILGNPDDAQHLKDAQEVADKLILGYKQWSMGKQA